One stretch of Carcharodon carcharias isolate sCarCar2 chromosome 20, sCarCar2.pri, whole genome shotgun sequence DNA includes these proteins:
- the LOC121292240 gene encoding uncharacterized protein LOC121292240 isoform X2 — protein MLPDLLSPVINLMNCTQDCTDEAFYKVYQTSTNARHREKLLSQQTQTGQLPVFSEPEFFRLILVNDFRADHKVNSCTSAFSAQRQCHNLHHRYGKEAGPKSISASMEIGTNLTHIQPTEPTSRPLPPAKETCGNMHFYIHFAVQSYK, from the exons atgctgccagacctg CTGTCCCCTGTTATCAACTTGATGAATTGTACTCAGGACTGTACCGATGAAGCCTTCTACAAAGTTTATCAAACATCCACCAATGCTCG GCATCGTGAAAAACTACTGTCACAACAAACACAAACCGGGCAGCTTCCTGTGTTCAGCgaacctgaatttttcaggctaATTCTCGTTAATGACTTCAGAGCTGACCATAAAGTCAACTCCTGCACATCCGCG ttctctgcccaaagacagtgccacaacctccaccacaggTACGGCAAGGAAGCAGGTCCGAAATCCATCTCAGCCAGCATGGAGATTGGCACCAATCTGACCCACATCCAGCCAACTGAACCAACCAGCCGCCCACTGCCCCCTGCCAAGGAGacctgtggcaacatgcacttttacatacaTTTTGCAGTCCAGAGCTATAAATAG
- the LOC121292240 gene encoding uncharacterized protein LOC121292240 isoform X1 has product MFYWATQQQQSWREAARDIDHQQHLAAESQSSLIPRSKSTWAGVRSSLSLHFLKLPIRANACCWAAFCTSGLHLWLASHARTKKKPETSTGCGRRGSRTGVVTQFENKLSPVINLMNCTQDCTDEAFYKVYQTSTNARHREKLLSQQTQTGQLPVFSEPEFFRLILVNDFRADHKVNSCTSAFSAQRQCHNLHHRYGKEAGPKSISASMEIGTNLTHIQPTEPTSRPLPPAKETCGNMHFYIHFAVQSYK; this is encoded by the exons ATGTTTTATTGGGCAACGCAACAGCAGCAGAGCTGGAGGGAGGCAGCGAGGGACATTGACCATCAGCAGCACCTCGCGGCTGAAAGTCAGTCAAGTCTGATTCCGCGCAGCAAAAGTACTTGGGCTGGAGTCCGCTCCAGCCTTTCTCTGCACTTTCTGAAACTACCTATCCGAGCAAACGCCTGTTGCTGGGCAGCGTTCTGCACCTCTGGGTTGCATTTGTGGCTCGCGTCTCACGCAAGAACAAAAAAGAAACCAGAAACGTCCACCGGTTGTGGAAGGAGGGGATCTAGAACCGGGGTGGtcacacagtttgaaaataag CTGTCCCCTGTTATCAACTTGATGAATTGTACTCAGGACTGTACCGATGAAGCCTTCTACAAAGTTTATCAAACATCCACCAATGCTCG GCATCGTGAAAAACTACTGTCACAACAAACACAAACCGGGCAGCTTCCTGTGTTCAGCgaacctgaatttttcaggctaATTCTCGTTAATGACTTCAGAGCTGACCATAAAGTCAACTCCTGCACATCCGCG ttctctgcccaaagacagtgccacaacctccaccacaggTACGGCAAGGAAGCAGGTCCGAAATCCATCTCAGCCAGCATGGAGATTGGCACCAATCTGACCCACATCCAGCCAACTGAACCAACCAGCCGCCCACTGCCCCCTGCCAAGGAGacctgtggcaacatgcacttttacatacaTTTTGCAGTCCAGAGCTATAAATAG